One segment of Amycolatopsis alba DSM 44262 DNA contains the following:
- a CDS encoding metal-dependent hydrolase, which produces MTDHEQIVLHARDVKFDWASLPMHWIPGEPQATHTINVLHLALPEGERWFVEVFKQAVPLIRDERLKEDVLGFIGQEAMHAEAHDGAAEHLEAAGVRVRPYIAQMEWMFRRLLGDRELSAKRREEWLIERLAVIAAIEHYTAFLGQWILDAEALDKAGANPTMLDLLRWHGAEEVEHRSVAFDLFMHLDGRYGRRVRSMLVVTPVLAWVFLRGTRFLMKNDPTRPGKTRFRTYLRVAKLGLLPSGKQLRHELLPYFRKSYHPTETGNTDQAVAYLASSPAALAADEPR; this is translated from the coding sequence ATGACAGACCACGAGCAGATCGTCCTGCACGCGCGCGACGTCAAGTTCGACTGGGCGTCGCTGCCGATGCACTGGATCCCCGGCGAACCGCAGGCCACGCACACGATCAACGTGCTGCACCTGGCGCTGCCGGAGGGCGAGCGCTGGTTCGTCGAGGTGTTCAAGCAGGCCGTCCCGCTGATCCGCGACGAGCGGCTCAAGGAGGACGTCCTCGGCTTCATCGGCCAGGAGGCCATGCACGCCGAGGCGCACGACGGCGCCGCCGAGCACCTCGAAGCGGCGGGCGTCCGCGTGCGGCCGTACATCGCGCAGATGGAGTGGATGTTCCGCCGCCTGCTCGGCGATCGCGAACTCTCCGCGAAACGACGCGAGGAATGGCTGATCGAACGGCTCGCCGTCATCGCCGCGATCGAGCACTACACCGCGTTCCTCGGACAGTGGATCCTCGACGCCGAAGCGCTCGACAAGGCAGGCGCCAATCCGACGATGCTGGATCTCCTGCGCTGGCACGGCGCCGAAGAGGTCGAGCACCGTTCGGTGGCCTTCGATCTGTTCATGCACCTCGACGGCCGCTACGGCCGCCGCGTGCGCAGCATGCTCGTCGTGACCCCGGTGCTCGCGTGGGTCTTCCTGCGGGGTACCAGGTTCCTGATGAAGAACGACCCGACGCGGCCGGGCAAGACGAGGTTCCGGACCTATCTGCGCGTGGCGAAGCTCGGGCTGCTGCCTTCGGGAAAGCAGCTGCGGCACGAACTCCTGCCGTACTTCCGGAAGTCCTATCACCCCACCGAAACCGGCAACACCGATCAGGCCGTCGCGTACCTCGCGAGCTCCCCGGCCGCCTTGGCCGCCGACGAACCGCGGTGA
- a CDS encoding YciI family protein: protein MAWFLVEIRYVQEKLEDVRPRHRKFLSDLAEQGVVALGGPLGDGSGGISLYQAADEAALQEIIDQDPYHLEGVVAERTVREFKPVIGAWLPQEA from the coding sequence ATGGCCTGGTTCCTGGTGGAGATCCGGTACGTGCAGGAAAAACTGGAGGACGTGCGTCCCCGGCACCGGAAATTCCTCTCCGACCTGGCGGAACAGGGTGTCGTCGCGCTCGGTGGCCCGCTGGGCGACGGCTCCGGCGGCATCTCGCTCTACCAGGCGGCAGACGAGGCGGCGCTGCAGGAGATCATCGACCAGGACCCGTACCACCTCGAAGGTGTTGTAGCGGAGCGGACCGTCCGCGAGTTCAAGCCGGTGATCGGCGCCTGGCTGCCGCAGGAAGCCTGA